GATCAAGCATTTTGAGATCTATACTCCCAAGACGGTTATGGAAAAGTCCAAACCTATAAAAGGCGAGGATCTTTACAAGTCTAATGGTCAGGATAAAAGGGCAGTTGTGTCAACTGAACTGAATACCCCTATTAATATGCTACATGGTTCATCTGGGGATGACGGATACTCCTTTGAAGACCAAACGCCTCAGGAAAAATCGAACATTAACTACGTGATGAACTCAGATGACAATTTGATAGCGGATTTAGTTCCATCGCCAACCATCAACTTCGAGCaaaccaacttggaaaaaacCGGCTTGCTTGAGTGGCTTCTTCATAACAACGAAGAAAACTCTcacaaatacttgaatTACTCGCCGTCTTCCTCATTTAAGGATTTGCTTGGAGATACCCCTGATTTGACGTACTCTACTTCTCAAACTTCGATTTCAAATGCAACTATCCGAAAAATGGCGGAACTTGTGCCATCATTGATGACTGATTCATACTTCACGGCGGAAAATATCGAAAAGTACCTTGTCAACTTCTGGTGTATTTACCATATTCAATTTCCTATTATCCATCGTCCTAcattttccaccaccacagcTAATCCGCTATTACTTTTAAGTATAATGACTATTGGGTCGTCTCTCGAGTCAAGAATGTGTCATGAACCAGAACGGAAGTTGAGGTATATCAAGTTGGCAGAGTCCATTGCAGACCCTTTACGATGGCTCATTTGTTCTCACggtgaagttcttgaaagttcCACATCTTGGTTACTACAAAGTTTACTCATCTTGGAGTGTTATGAAATCACCTGTTCCAACAGAAAGCTTCATAGAAGAGCACACTTGAACCATGGTTTCAAGATCGAGTTGTTAAGGCGGAGTCCCCTTTTGGGTGGAAACTTGGAACAGTCCGATGATCTAGATAAGGATGCATCTACAAGTCCATGGGAAAGTTGGATTGAGCTTGAATCACTCAAAAGATGTGCTTATATCAcatttttggtggacaCTTATAATGCCATTatttttggccaagaagCAGTGTTGTACACCCATCATATCAAGCTTTCGCTTCCTTGTATTGACCTGATATGGGAAGCTGCTAATACAAATAAGATGGACGTTAACAACCAACTTGACAATTCCAAATTCCTTTCGGTATTGACTGATGTATTAAGGTATGAAAAGGTGAATTCGACACCCTTCACCAGTCgaattcttcttgtcgGGATTATCAGTTTAGCCGTTCAAACAGAGCAGATAGATCTCCTGGTGAAAGCTCTTCAAGACCAAGGCTTGAAATCATGGAAAACCAGTTTGTTGCAATCACTTGATTCTTGGTACGATAATGTGATAGATGAAACCTGTTGTGAACTTGACAGTGCATTTTATTGTCCCATTGATATTCCAGAAGCAGGATTGTCCAAACCTGATGACacaagttgcaaatttGCAGTCTATCATATAGCCCAGGCATTTTTGAGGGTTCCCCAATATGACTGTATAATCTTCGCTGGTTCACCCCAAAGAATGAACATTaaaacttctccaaaagatcttgaaaacGTCAGGAGGAGAATGGAAAACTGGACCAAAAGTCTTGATGGCCGGATGGCTGTCACTCATGCATATGTGCTATTGTGTGAAATATTACTAACACAAGATGAAACTGGAGAGCATGTCCCCGTCACTTATGAACCCAACATGGATCCAATATTTTACAGACCCAACATTGTTGCCTCATcattgtttttgatttggtgTTACAACTACTGTTTGTCTGGGGCCGAATCAAACTACTTGAAACGTTCGGATCCAATGCAAAATTCAAGCTATATCCCGGAAAGAATCAACGGGTACCAATATGTTAGAAAcgtcaagaagaagttcgaagaagaagctcgAATCGCTGGAGTCGACTCGAGCTCCAAGAAGTTTACTGCGTATGCTAATGCTTTACAGAATATCAACAGGTTGCATTGTACGGTTGGGTTATTGCGGTTGTTCAAAGACAAGTTTATTGCCTGTAATTCTCAGATTTGTAGGGAATACGGTAGACTCATGGAAAACTGTATTCAAAGGTCATTGGGCAGAGAGCTGGTCATCTGCCCCGATATGTACGTTGATGCATAGATGGACGTTATAGTAATAAAAATGGATGGAACAAAAATTGCCTTTACGCTTTACATGTTTGTGTCCTCTCACTGTAGTAGTTCAAGACGTAAACTCATGAATTATAAAATATATACAGTAGTTATCATACTAATTACAAGATTCTAAAGGTCTGTTAGTAAATATACCAAAAATAGGGTAAAATATTGTCGGTCAGATAGGCATTTTTCGACACGGTGATTAAGAAGTCAAACGTTCATATAAAAAAATTGGGGTTCATCAGGACAATTTGGTTAAAACTCAATTAACGTACCGTTAAATCATAAAACTTTCATTAATAATGGGATCGGGTCCTTTTGGTTGTTAGTATATGAGTATAAGTCAGAAACAGACTTTATCTTCAATAGAATTCAGCAGTCTAACGTCTAAAAAAGTCACAAATCATCATCCGTATACATACTGCTTGATACTGTGGGCTTTAGCCGATTCTTATTCCCTGCTTAGTGGCATTAGGTAAACTTTTGATCCACGATTTTCTAGACTTTTTATCGGTGATGATAAATACTCTTCCACTTTGCTTCATTCTTCCTGTTCTACCCATCCTATGGATTAAGTCCACCGAATTGTTGGGGAAATCCATTAAAATGACATTCTTAACTGCCAGGAAGTTCACTCCCCTTGCAAACAAGTCGGTTGTGaccaaaacttgaagtctcAGATCGTCATCAGGGTTTTCCAACGATTCAGCATGATGGATAAATGGCTTAATTTTTTCGGCTCTCTCCAAAGGAGAGTCATCACCGCTAAGGCCTATCAAACTATCATTCTCTTGGTGGTACTTGGTAGCCAAGACACTGACCAATGGAAGAACGTCTTTTTTGTGattcacaaacacaattACCCGCTTGACAAATCCCTTCTCGCTCCCATCCTTTTGAATGGCATATAAAGCTTGAGCTAAACATCTGGTCTTGCTACCATTGAAAGGACTTAATTCAGCATCAATCACTTTGACATTTACTTGTTTAGGAACCTTGTGTAAAGATGGAGTGATAACATTGATAACACTTTTGCCGAAAAATTTCTCAACAGTCTTGACAAACCTCTTGGGCATAGTAGCTGAGCACAAGATCACATCTTTACACTTACTAAACTTACTGAGAATAGCAGTGGTATCATTGACCCATGAAGGATCAAACAAAGTATCAGCTTCGTCAACCACACAGTAGCTCACATTATACAAGTATCTGTAAGGGTTACTTTCAGTACTATGTTGTTTCCCCAAAGATTGAAGCTTGGTAGGAGTGGTGATCAACACGTCAACAGTTTTGTTTAGAGCGTTGAAAAATTTAGAAGCCGGCTCTCCAGCTCCCCATTTCAATATATTCAAACTCAACCCATTCTGATCctccatctccaagaaACTTTTATATTTGGTATCTTTCAAAATGTGTTCAGGAACATTGTTCTGTA
Above is a window of Yamadazyma tenuis chromosome 1, complete sequence DNA encoding:
- a CDS encoding uncharacterized protein (EggNog:ENOG503NV77; COG:S); translation: MDTQVLSPTGDELNKASFVCEVAGCGKQFKRSDHLLRHKRNHESISLFSCSWPGCEKSFVRKDVRLKHYKRHVQKEKEKSGVSGNKIKHFEIYTPKTVMEKSKPIKGEDLYKSNGQDKRAVVSTESNTPINMLHGSSGDDGYSFEDQTPQEKSNINYVMNSDDNLIADLVPSPTINFEQTNLEKTGLLEWLLHNNEENSHKYLNYSPSSSFKDLLGDTPDLTYSTSQTSISNATIRKMAELVPSLMTDSYFTAENIEKYLVNFWCIYHIQFPIIHRPTFSTTTANPLLLLSIMTIGSSLESRMCHEPERKLRYIKLAESIADPLRWLICSHGEVLESSTSWLLQSLLILECYEITCSNRKLHRRAHLNHGFKIELLRRSPLLGGNLEQSDDLDKDASTSPWESWIELESLKRCAYITFLVDTYNAIIFGQEAVLYTHHIKLSLPCIDSIWEAANTNKMDVNNQLDNSKFLSVLTDVLRYEKVNSTPFTSRILLVGIISLAVQTEQIDLSVKALQDQGLKSWKTSLLQSLDSWYDNVIDETCCELDSAFYCPIDIPEAGLSKPDDTSCKFAVYHIAQAFLRVPQYDCIIFAGSPQRMNIKTSPKDLENVRRRMENWTKSLDGRMAVTHAYVLLCEILLTQDETGEHVPVTYEPNMDPIFYRPNIVASSLFLIWCYNYCLSGAESNYLKRSDPMQNSSYIPERINGYQYVRNVKKKFEEEARIAGVDSSSKKFTAYANALQNINRLHCTVGLLRLFKDKFIACNSQICREYGRLMENCIQRSLGRESVICPDMYVDA
- the MRH4 gene encoding RNA helicase (COG:A; EggNog:ENOG503NY0Q) codes for the protein MNFRSVFNNLKATRHYANRVTRYNTTKGKSGVRPPSFSFGNFSKLADPDKKQVDQAALSVDRITDFHELKIFPSVRVSMMEEIKSCYNFKNTYLKSKDEVEIKPTPVQVASVRKINKSRNVKVSKFQDSEDIYNEMIENFNNKLKVFTVAAETGSGKTWAYLSVILSKLKEDDLASFTKNPGVFEESRKLSKVRSVILLPTNELVDQVSETLNAANSIPLHLQNNVPEHILKDTKYKSFLEMEDQNGLSLNILKWGAGEPASKFFNALNKTVDVLITTPTKLQSLGKQHSTESNPYRYLYNVSYCVVDEADTLFDPSWVNDTTAILSKFSKCKDVILCSATMPKRFVKTVEKFFGKSVINVITPSLHKVPKQVNVKVIDAELSPFNGSKTRCLAQALYAIQKDGSEKGFVKRVIVFVNHKKDVLPLVSVLATKYHQENDSLIGLSGDDSPLERAEKIKPFIHHAESLENPDDDSRLQVLVTTDLFARGVNFSAVKNVILMDFPNNSVDLIHRMGRTGRMKQSGRVFIITDKKSRKSWIKSLPNATKQGIRIG